Proteins encoded by one window of Microcoleus sp. FACHB-68:
- a CDS encoding diguanylate cyclase — translation MNFCFWDATTNFTHLQALLDLSSELFCLWGSDAYWQPLNCAWERVLGWTTDELRAQPWIEFVHPEDIAASLAAMEGCEAETVREFEQRCRHRDGSYRWLAWRVLFINENNACAVAQDITDRRQIEQDYPMLSPLTSECVFSTTMTSDNQEMAKNDAFYSARWQEMLGYEDEVKNHLNVCTTLVHPEDQARELRFVPIRQGSRVAVEWGNATGAFSPSSHVWGLPICDHCRAPHQWQLLETELMASLGNQLATAIHQAELYQHLALANLELQRLAWCDCLTQIANRRRFDEYLKQEWGKCAGEQMPLSLLLCDVDFFKVYNDTYGHQAGDECLKQVAAAISQVLAHPVDLVARYGGEEFAVVLPGTDLEGAIDVAEAILEAVKAVAIPHAGSAVSDCVTLSAGVATVVPAPNGSVADLIATADRALYQAKTRGRDRCFADAGEDGAL, via the coding sequence ATGAACTTTTGTTTTTGGGATGCGACGACTAACTTCACACATCTGCAAGCGCTATTAGACTTGTCTTCTGAGCTGTTTTGCTTGTGGGGATCGGACGCATACTGGCAACCGCTCAATTGCGCTTGGGAACGAGTGCTCGGTTGGACTACAGATGAATTGAGAGCGCAGCCTTGGATAGAATTCGTGCATCCAGAGGATATTGCTGCCAGTTTAGCGGCTATGGAGGGCTGTGAGGCGGAAACGGTGAGGGAGTTTGAGCAGCGCTGCCGGCACCGAGATGGCAGCTACAGGTGGTTGGCTTGGCGCGTTTTGTTTATTAACGAAAACAACGCCTGTGCGGTGGCGCAGGATATCACTGATCGCCGGCAGATCGAACAGGACTATCCAATGCTTTCACCACTCACTTCAGAGTGTGTGTTTTCCACAACAATGACTTCAGATAACCAAGAGATGGCAAAAAATGATGCCTTCTATTCAGCGCGGTGGCAGGAAATGCTGGGGTATGAGGATGAGGTTAAAAATCACCTCAACGTGTGCACAACTTTGGTGCATCCTGAAGATCAGGCTAGAGAGTTGCGGTTTGTTCCTATTCGACAGGGCAGCAGGGTTGCTGTAGAGTGGGGCAACGCAACCGGGGCATTCTCTCCGTCTTCTCATGTTTGGGGACTGCCGATCTGCGATCACTGTCGTGCACCCCACCAGTGGCAGCTGTTGGAAACTGAGTTGATGGCATCTCTGGGGAATCAGCTAGCAACCGCGATTCACCAAGCGGAACTTTACCAACACCTGGCGTTGGCGAATCTAGAACTCCAACGGTTGGCGTGGTGTGATTGTTTGACGCAGATTGCCAACCGCCGCCGGTTTGATGAGTATTTGAAGCAGGAGTGGGGCAAATGTGCCGGTGAACAAATGCCTTTGTCCCTGCTGCTGTGCGATGTTGACTTTTTTAAGGTTTACAACGACACTTACGGACACCAAGCCGGAGATGAGTGTCTTAAACAAGTGGCGGCTGCGATTAGTCAGGTTCTCGCGCATCCAGTAGATTTAGTTGCTCGTTATGGGGGTGAAGAATTTGCTGTGGTTTTGCCAGGGACTGATTTAGAGGGAGCAATTGATGTGGCGGAAGCGATTTTAGAGGCGGTGAAGGCGGTGGCAATTCCCCATGCGGGATCTGCGGTGAGTGATTGTGTTACGCTCAGTGCCGGTGTTGCAACTGTGGTGCCGGCACCCAATGGGAGTGTAGCTGATTTGATTGCTACGGCGGATCGGGCGCTGTATCAAGCCAAAACGAGGGGACGTGATCGCTGCTTTGCCGATGCCGGTGAAGATGGCGCACTGTAA